In the Solirubrobacterales bacterium genome, CGCCGGGAGCGCTCGCAGAACGTGAAGCGTCTGATGGAGATCGGCTCCTACCGCGGTCTGCGCCACCGGCGCGGCCTTCCGGTTCGGGGTCAGCGCACCAAGACCAACGCCCGTGGTCGCAAGGGCCCCCGGCGAATGAGCATCGCCGGCAAGAAGAAGCCCGCCAAGTAAGGAATCTGAGACCAAGTCATGGCAGCCAACAAGCAGTCCAAGTCCCGCCCGCGCCGTCGCGTCCGCAAGAACATCGCGGTCGGCCAGGCACACATCAAGACCTCGTTCAACAACACGATCGTCACCCTGACCGACCCCGAAGGCAACGTGATCGCCTGGGAGTCCGCCGGCAGCGCCGGTTTCAAGGGTTCGCGGAAGTCGACCCCGTTCGCCGCCCAGGTGACCGCCGACGCCGCCGCCCGGAAGGGCATCGAGCACGGTCTTCAGAAGGTCGAGGTCTTCGCCCGGGGCGCCGGCTCCGGCAAGGACACCGCGGTCCGTTCGC is a window encoding:
- the rpsK gene encoding 30S ribosomal protein S11; its protein translation is MAANKQSKSRPRRRVRKNIAVGQAHIKTSFNNTIVTLTDPEGNVIAWESAGSAGFKGSRKSTPFAAQVTADAAARKGIEHGLQKVEVFARGAGSGKDTAVRSLQAAGLEVTSVKDVTPQAHNGCRPRKRRRV